The following coding sequences are from one Ursus arctos isolate Adak ecotype North America unplaced genomic scaffold, UrsArc2.0 scaffold_23, whole genome shotgun sequence window:
- the MUS81 gene encoding crossover junction endonuclease MUS81 isoform X2: MAAPVRLGRKRPLPVCPNPLFVRWLTEWRDEAASRGRRTQFVFQKALRSLRRYPLPLRSGKEAKILQHFGDGLCRMLDQRLQQHKTSGGDHAPSSPSGEKSPAREGPLARVQDSSMPNPSGHNFLTKEELLQRCAQKAPRVAPGSTRPWPALRSLLYRNLVLRTHRPARYSLTPEGLELAQKLAESEGLSSLNVDIGPEEPPGEEPEVPGAAAAELGASEGSAQQPPLELGPGEYRVLLCVDIGEAKGAGHRPGLLLELQRLHVTHTVRKLHVGDFVWVAQETRPRDPARPGELVLDHVVERKRLDDLCSSIIDGRFHEQKFRLKRCGLGHRVYLVEEHGSADRLSLPESTLLQAVTNTQVIDGFFVKRTADIKESAAYLALLTRGLQRLYQGHTLSSRPWGASGDPESRPGSSPNPLCSLLTFNDFNAGAIKNKAQSVREVFARQLMQVRGVSGEKAAAIVDQYSTPASLLAAYDACATPKEQEMLLSTVKCGQLQRNLGPALSKTLSQLYCCSGPLT, encoded by the exons ATGGCAGCGCCGGTCCGCTTGGGCCGGAAACGCCCGCTGCCGGTTTGCCCCAACCCACTCTTCGTACGCTGGCTAACCGAATGGCGGGACGAGGCAGCCAGTAGGGGGCGCCGCACGCAATTCGTGTTTCAGAAG GCGCTGCGCTCCCTCCGGCGGTACCCACTGCCTCTGCGCAGCGGCAAGGAAGCTAAGATCCTACAGCACTTCGGAGACGGGCTCTGCCGTATGCTGGATCAGCGGCTGCAGCAGCACAAAACATCAGGCG GTGACCATGCCCCGAGTTCACCATCTGGAGAGAAGAGTCCAGCCCGGGAAGGGCCCCTTGCCAGAGTCCAGGACTCTTCCATGCCA AATCCTAGTGGCCACAACTTCCTAACCAAGGAGGAGCTGCTGCAGAGGTGTGCCCAGAAAGCTCCCAGG GTGGCCCCCGGGAGTACTCGGCCCTGGCCAGCCCTCCGGTCCCTCCTCTACAGAAACCTGGTTCTCAGGACACATCGGCCAGCCAG GTACTCCCTGACTCCGGAGGGCCTGGAGCTGGCCCAGAAGCTTGCTGAGTCAGAGGGCCTGAGCTCACTGAATGTGGACATCGGGCCAGAGGAGCCCCCTGGAGAGGAGCCAGAAGTGCCAGGAGCAGCCGCTGCTGAGCt TGGCGCCAGCGAAGGGAGTGCCCAGCAGCCACCGCTGGAGCTCGGGCCTGGAGAGTACAGGGTGCTGTTGTGTGTGGACATTGGTGAAGCCAAGGG GGCGGGGCACAGGCCAGGGCTGCTCCTTGAGCTCCAGCGGCTGCATGTGACCCACACGGTGCGCAAACTGCATGTCGGGGACTTcgtgtgggtggctcaggagACCAGGCCCAGGGACCCAG CAAGACCTGGGGAGCTCGTCCTGGACCATGTCGTGGAGCGCAAGCGGCTGGACGACCTGTGTAGCAGCATCATAGATGGCCGCTTCCACGAGCAGAAG TTCCGGCTGAAGCGCTGCGGCCTGGGCCACCGCGTGTACCTGGTGGAGGAGCACGGCTCAGCGGACCGCCTCAGCCTTCCTGAGAGCACGCTGCTGCAGGCTGTCACCAACACTCAG GTCATCGATGGCTTCTTCGTGAAGCGCACGGCGGACATTAAGGAGTCGGCTGCCTACCTGGCCCTCTTGACGCGGGGCCTGCAGAGACTCTACCAG GGCCATACGCTCAGCAGTCGCCCCTGGGGAGCCTCAGGTGACCCAGAATCAAGGCCAGGGTCCTCCCCAAATCCTCTCTGCTCACTCCTCACCTTCAACGACTTCAACGCAGGGGCCATCAAGAACAAG gcGCAGTCCGTGAGGGAGGTGTTCGCTCGGCAGCTGATGCAGGTGCGCGGAGtgagtggggagaaggcagcAGCCATCGTGGACCAGTACAGCACCCCTGCCAG CCTACTGGCCGCCTATGACGCCTGTGCCACCCCCAAGGAACAGGAGATGCTGCTGAGCACCGTCAAGTGTGGCCAACTGCAGAG GAATCTGGGGCCCGCTCTGAGCAAGACCTTGTCCCAGCTCTATTGCTGCTCCGGCCCCCTGACCTGA
- the MUS81 gene encoding crossover junction endonuclease MUS81 isoform X1, producing the protein MAAPVRLGRKRPLPVCPNPLFVRWLTEWRDEAASRGRRTQFVFQKALRSLRRYPLPLRSGKEAKILQHFGDGLCRMLDQRLQQHKTSGGDHAPSSPSGEKSPAREGPLARVQDSSMPIPAQPKAGSSGSYWPARHSGARAVLLLLYREHLNPSGHNFLTKEELLQRCAQKAPRVAPGSTRPWPALRSLLYRNLVLRTHRPARYSLTPEGLELAQKLAESEGLSSLNVDIGPEEPPGEEPEVPGAAAAELGASEGSAQQPPLELGPGEYRVLLCVDIGEAKGAGHRPGLLLELQRLHVTHTVRKLHVGDFVWVAQETRPRDPARPGELVLDHVVERKRLDDLCSSIIDGRFHEQKFRLKRCGLGHRVYLVEEHGSADRLSLPESTLLQAVTNTQVIDGFFVKRTADIKESAAYLALLTRGLQRLYQGHTLSSRPWGASGDPESRPGSSPNPLCSLLTFNDFNAGAIKNKAQSVREVFARQLMQVRGVSGEKAAAIVDQYSTPASLLAAYDACATPKEQEMLLSTVKCGQLQRNLGPALSKTLSQLYCCSGPLT; encoded by the exons ATGGCAGCGCCGGTCCGCTTGGGCCGGAAACGCCCGCTGCCGGTTTGCCCCAACCCACTCTTCGTACGCTGGCTAACCGAATGGCGGGACGAGGCAGCCAGTAGGGGGCGCCGCACGCAATTCGTGTTTCAGAAG GCGCTGCGCTCCCTCCGGCGGTACCCACTGCCTCTGCGCAGCGGCAAGGAAGCTAAGATCCTACAGCACTTCGGAGACGGGCTCTGCCGTATGCTGGATCAGCGGCTGCAGCAGCACAAAACATCAGGCG GTGACCATGCCCCGAGTTCACCATCTGGAGAGAAGAGTCCAGCCCGGGAAGGGCCCCTTGCCAGAGTCCAGGACTCTTCCATGCCA ATTCCAGCCCAGCCCAAAGCAGGAAGCTCAGGCAGCTACTGGCCTGCGCGGCACTCGGGCGCACGCGCAGTGCTGCTACTGCTCTACCGGGAGCACCTG AATCCTAGTGGCCACAACTTCCTAACCAAGGAGGAGCTGCTGCAGAGGTGTGCCCAGAAAGCTCCCAGG GTGGCCCCCGGGAGTACTCGGCCCTGGCCAGCCCTCCGGTCCCTCCTCTACAGAAACCTGGTTCTCAGGACACATCGGCCAGCCAG GTACTCCCTGACTCCGGAGGGCCTGGAGCTGGCCCAGAAGCTTGCTGAGTCAGAGGGCCTGAGCTCACTGAATGTGGACATCGGGCCAGAGGAGCCCCCTGGAGAGGAGCCAGAAGTGCCAGGAGCAGCCGCTGCTGAGCt TGGCGCCAGCGAAGGGAGTGCCCAGCAGCCACCGCTGGAGCTCGGGCCTGGAGAGTACAGGGTGCTGTTGTGTGTGGACATTGGTGAAGCCAAGGG GGCGGGGCACAGGCCAGGGCTGCTCCTTGAGCTCCAGCGGCTGCATGTGACCCACACGGTGCGCAAACTGCATGTCGGGGACTTcgtgtgggtggctcaggagACCAGGCCCAGGGACCCAG CAAGACCTGGGGAGCTCGTCCTGGACCATGTCGTGGAGCGCAAGCGGCTGGACGACCTGTGTAGCAGCATCATAGATGGCCGCTTCCACGAGCAGAAG TTCCGGCTGAAGCGCTGCGGCCTGGGCCACCGCGTGTACCTGGTGGAGGAGCACGGCTCAGCGGACCGCCTCAGCCTTCCTGAGAGCACGCTGCTGCAGGCTGTCACCAACACTCAG GTCATCGATGGCTTCTTCGTGAAGCGCACGGCGGACATTAAGGAGTCGGCTGCCTACCTGGCCCTCTTGACGCGGGGCCTGCAGAGACTCTACCAG GGCCATACGCTCAGCAGTCGCCCCTGGGGAGCCTCAGGTGACCCAGAATCAAGGCCAGGGTCCTCCCCAAATCCTCTCTGCTCACTCCTCACCTTCAACGACTTCAACGCAGGGGCCATCAAGAACAAG gcGCAGTCCGTGAGGGAGGTGTTCGCTCGGCAGCTGATGCAGGTGCGCGGAGtgagtggggagaaggcagcAGCCATCGTGGACCAGTACAGCACCCCTGCCAG CCTACTGGCCGCCTATGACGCCTGTGCCACCCCCAAGGAACAGGAGATGCTGCTGAGCACCGTCAAGTGTGGCCAACTGCAGAG GAATCTGGGGCCCGCTCTGAGCAAGACCTTGTCCCAGCTCTATTGCTGCTCCGGCCCCCTGACCTGA
- the SNX32 gene encoding sorting nexin-32 produces the protein MEGRQEAGKESKPSSVSVDLQGDSSLQVEISDAVSERDKVKFTVQTKSCLPHFAQTEFSVVRQHEEFIWLHDAYVENEEYAGLIIPPAPPRPDFEASREKLQKLGEGDSSITREEFAKMKQELEAEYLAIFKKTVAMHEVFLQRLAAHPTLRRDHNFFVFLEYGQDLSVRGKNRKELLGGFLRNIVKSADEALITSMSGLKEVDDFFEHERTFLLEYHSRIRDACLRADRVMHSHKCLADDYIPISAALNSLGTQEVNQLKTSFLKLAELFERLRKLEGRVASDEDLKLSDMLRYYMRDSQAAKDLLYRRLRALADYENANKALDKARTRNREVRTAESHQQLCCQRFESLSDSAKQELMDFKSRRVSSFRKNLIELAELELKHAKASTLLLRNTLVALKGEP, from the exons ATGGAGGGGCGTCAAGAGGCTGGGAAGGAGAGCAAG CCCTCCTCCGTATCGGTGGACCTGCAGGGAGACAGCTCCTTACAGGTGGAGATCTCTGATGCAGTGAGCGAGCGGGACAAGGTGAAATTCACCGTTCAGACCAAG AGTTGCCTCCCTCACTTTGCCCAGACGGAGTTCTCAGTCGTGCGACAGCATGAGGAGTTCATCTGGCTACATGACGCCTATGTGGAAAATGAGGAGTACGCCGGCCTCATC atccctccagcccctccaaGGCCAGACTTTGAGGCTTCAAGGGAAAAGCTGCAGAAGTTGGGTGAGGGGGACAGCTCCATCACGCGGGAAGAGTTTGCCAAAATGAAGCAGGAGCTGGAAGC GGAGTACCTGGCTATCTTTAAGAAGACAGTTGCAATGCATGAGGTCTTTCTACAGCGCCTGGCGGCCCACCCCACCCTGCGTCGAGACCAcaacttctttgtctttttggaATATGGCCAGGAT CTGAGTGTCCGAGGAAAGAACAGGAAGGAGCTTCTTGGGGGATTTCTGAGGAATATTGTAAAGTCTGCTGATGAAGCCCTCATCACCAGCATGTCAGGGCTCAAG GAGGTGGATGACTTCTTTGAGCATGAGAGGACCTTCCTACTGGAATACCACAGCCGCATCCGGGACGCCTGCCTGCGGGCAGACCGTGTCATGCACTCCCACAAGT GCCTGGCAGACGATTATATCCCTATCTCCGCTGCACTGAATAGTCTGGGAACACAGGAAGTCAACCAGCTAAAGAC GAGTTTCCTCAAATTGGCAGAGCTCTTTGAACGACTAAGG AAGCTGGAGGGCCGAGTGGCATCTGACGAGGACCTCAAGCTGTCAGACATGCTGAGATACTACATGCGAGACTCACAGGCAGCTAAG GACCTGCTGTACCGGCGGCTTCGAGCACTGGCTGACTATGAGAACGCCAACAAGGCCCTGGACAAGGCACGCACCAGGAACCGGGAGGTGCGGACTGCCGAGAGCCACCAGCAACTGTGCTGCCAACGCTTCGAAAGCCTCTCCGACTCAGCCAAGCAGG agCTCATGGATTTCAAGTCTCGCCGCGTCTCCTCCTTCCGCAAGAACCTCATAGAGTTGGCAGAACTGGAGCTCAAACACGCCAAG GCCAGCACCCTGCTTCTCCGGAACACCCTTGTCGCCCTCAAGGGGGAGCCTTAG
- the CFL1 gene encoding cofilin-1 codes for MASGVAVSDGVIKVFNDMKVRKSSTPEEVKKRKKAVLFCLSEDKKNIILEEGKEILVGDVGQTVDDPYATFVKMLPDKDCRYALYDATYETKESKKEDLVFIFWAPESAPLKSKMIYASSKDAIKKKLTGIKHELQANCYEEVKDRCTLAEKLGGSAVISLEGKPL; via the exons ATG GCCTCCGGCGTGGCAGTCTCTGATGGCGTCATCAAAGTGTTCAATGACATGAAGGTGCGCAAGTCCTCGACACCAGAGGAGGTGAAGAAGCGCAAGAAGGCGGTACTTTTCTGCCTGAGCGAGGATAAGAAGAACATCATCCTGGAGGAGGGCAAGGAGATCCTGGTAGGTGATGTGGGCCAGACTGTAGACGACCCCTACGCCACCTTTGTCAAGATGCTGCCAGACAAGGACTGCCGCTACGCCCTCTACGACGCAACCTATGAGACCAAGGAGAGCAAGAAGGAGGACTTGGTGTTTATCTTCTG GGCACCTGAGTCTGCACCCCTTAAGAGCAAAATGATTTATGCCAGCTCCAAGGATGCCATCAAGAAAAAGCTGACGG GGATCAAGCATGAATTACAAGCAAACTGCTACGAGGAGGTCAAGGACCGCTGCACCCTGGCAGAGAAACTGGGGGGCAGTGCTGTCATCTCCCTGGAGGGCAAGCCTTTGtga